In a single window of the Alphaproteobacteria bacterium LSUCC0684 genome:
- a CDS encoding aspartate aminotransferase family protein, which yields MLKNDQLEQWDRDNFFHPSTHLAQFSRGELPNRVITGGHGCMIEDRDGTRLLDAFAGLYCVNVGYGRPEIAEAIAEQAKELAYYHAYVGHGTEAAITLAKMVLDRAPANMSKVYFGLSGSDANETNIKLVWYYNNILGRPEKKKIISRWRGYHGSGLMTGSLTGLELFHRKFDLPLSTILHTEAPYYYRRENLEQSEDEFVEHCVQSLESLIAREGADTIAAFIGEPVLGTGGIVPPPAGYWQAIEAVLKKHDILLIADEVVTGFGRLGSMFGSDHYGMTPDLITIAKGLTSAYAPLSGSIVSTKMWKVLEDGTDENGPIGHGWTYSAHPIGAASGVANLKLIDTLDLISNARETGAYFNAALADALAGHAHVGEVRGEGMIAAVEFVADKDDRKFFDAAEKIGPRIAARLLEESRIIARAMPQGDILGFAPPFCLTRQEADQVVEGTARAVNAVLG from the coding sequence ATGCTTAAAAATGATCAACTGGAGCAATGGGATCGGGACAATTTTTTCCACCCCTCAACGCATCTTGCGCAATTTTCCCGTGGTGAATTGCCAAACCGAGTCATCACCGGCGGCCATGGATGCATGATCGAAGATCGTGATGGCACCAGGCTGCTTGATGCCTTTGCCGGGCTTTACTGCGTCAATGTCGGATATGGAAGGCCGGAAATTGCCGAGGCCATCGCTGAACAGGCAAAAGAACTTGCCTATTATCATGCCTATGTCGGGCACGGAACCGAAGCAGCCATCACCCTTGCAAAAATGGTTCTCGATCGCGCCCCCGCGAATATGAGCAAGGTCTATTTCGGTCTATCAGGATCCGATGCCAATGAAACGAATATCAAACTCGTCTGGTACTATAACAATATCCTCGGCAGGCCTGAGAAGAAAAAGATCATTTCACGCTGGCGCGGCTATCATGGATCCGGGTTGATGACGGGCTCACTCACGGGCCTTGAACTTTTTCACCGGAAATTCGATCTGCCGCTTTCAACTATCCTGCATACCGAAGCCCCCTATTACTATCGGCGCGAAAACCTCGAGCAAAGCGAAGATGAATTCGTTGAGCATTGCGTTCAGTCCCTGGAAAGTCTCATCGCCCGGGAGGGAGCGGATACGATTGCCGCGTTCATTGGCGAGCCGGTACTGGGCACCGGCGGCATCGTCCCGCCACCGGCAGGATACTGGCAGGCGATTGAGGCTGTTCTCAAGAAGCATGACATCCTGCTGATCGCGGATGAAGTGGTGACGGGCTTTGGTCGGCTCGGCTCGATGTTCGGCTCGGATCATTACGGCATGACCCCTGACCTGATCACCATCGCCAAAGGACTGACATCCGCCTATGCGCCTTTATCCGGCAGCATCGTTTCAACAAAAATGTGGAAGGTGCTCGAAGACGGCACCGATGAGAATGGACCCATTGGTCATGGATGGACCTATTCCGCCCATCCGATCGGCGCGGCAAGTGGTGTTGCCAATCTCAAACTGATTGATACGCTTGACCTGATCAGCAATGCGCGTGAGACCGGCGCATATTTCAACGCCGCCCTTGCCGATGCCCTTGCCGGCCATGCGCATGTCGGGGAAGTCCGGGGCGAAGGCATGATTGCCGCCGTTGAATTTGTGGCCGATAAAGATGATCGCAAATTCTTCGATGCCGCGGAAAAAATCGGCCCCCGGATAGCCGCAAGGCTTCTTGAAGAAAGCAGGATCATTGCCCGGGCCATGCCGCAGGGTGATATTCTCGGCTTTGCGCCGCCCTTCTGCCTGACAAGGCAAGAAGCGGATCAGGTTGTCGAAGGAACCGCCAGGGCAGTCAACGCTGTCCTTGGATAG
- a CDS encoding NAD(P)/FAD-dependent oxidoreductase, with protein MKKNFDVIVAGGGLVGMAIAYGLARKGLACLVLDEGDTDFRAARGNFGLVWVQGKGAGFPPYADWTMRSAELWSRLREELEETSGLRLGLEQEGGIDICLSQDEFDRRKEMMDLLQSHQNGRFKYEMLDRKDLLDLQPDLGEDVIGASFSRHDGHVNPLYLLRSLHHGLFHLGGEFRSNAGISSIRPQKGGFTVHCARGDFSSDKIVLAAGLGNRLLAPMVGLSQPLRPQKGQILVTEKTAPMIHRPMTLLRQTQEGSIMIGDSKEEVGFDISSTPDIMANIAKRACRTMPRLRHMRIIRSWGALRVMSPDGYPVYDQSQTCPGAFAVACHSGVTLAAAHCFDLASDIAKGQLADTLAPFSERRFDVSQQTE; from the coding sequence ATGAAAAAGAATTTTGATGTCATTGTTGCTGGCGGCGGTCTTGTGGGGATGGCGATTGCCTATGGTCTGGCCCGCAAAGGGTTGGCTTGCCTTGTTCTCGATGAAGGAGACACGGACTTCAGGGCGGCGCGGGGTAATTTCGGTCTTGTCTGGGTTCAGGGAAAAGGTGCTGGCTTTCCCCCTTATGCGGACTGGACCATGCGTTCAGCCGAACTCTGGTCCAGACTGCGGGAAGAGCTTGAGGAGACAAGCGGGTTGCGTCTCGGGCTCGAACAGGAAGGCGGGATAGATATCTGCCTCAGCCAGGATGAATTTGATCGCCGCAAGGAAATGATGGATCTCCTGCAGAGCCATCAGAATGGCCGCTTCAAGTATGAGATGCTGGATCGGAAGGATTTGCTGGATCTCCAGCCTGACCTTGGTGAAGACGTTATTGGCGCATCGTTTTCGCGTCATGACGGGCATGTTAATCCTCTCTATCTTTTGCGTTCCCTGCATCACGGGCTTTTTCATCTTGGTGGGGAGTTCAGGTCGAATGCAGGAATTTCCAGCATCAGGCCGCAAAAGGGCGGCTTTACGGTGCATTGCGCCAGAGGTGATTTTTCATCGGATAAGATTGTTCTTGCTGCAGGTCTTGGCAACCGGCTTCTTGCTCCGATGGTTGGCCTCAGCCAGCCCCTGCGCCCACAAAAGGGCCAGATACTGGTAACCGAGAAAACCGCACCGATGATCCACCGGCCCATGACACTTCTGCGCCAGACACAGGAAGGCAGTATCATGATCGGCGACAGCAAGGAGGAGGTCGGGTTTGATATCTCGTCCACGCCGGACATCATGGCCAATATCGCCAAGCGTGCCTGCCGGACGATGCCACGCCTGCGGCATATGCGCATTATCCGCAGCTGGGGGGCCTTGCGGGTCATGTCACCCGATGGGTATCCTGTTTACGACCAGTCTCAAACCTGCCCCGGCGCTTTTGCGGTTGCCTGCCATAGCGGGGTGACGCTGGCGGCGGCGCATTGTTTTGATCTGGCATCGGATATAGCGAAAGGCCAGCTGGCCGATACACTTGCTCCATTTTCAGAAAGGCGTTTTGATGTTTCGCAGCAAACGGAATGA
- a CDS encoding cupin domain-containing protein: MTGIRSRQTVTPYSWGQDGRGWRLCDEAKLQVIEEELPPGTAENLHYHAKARQVYYILSGSLRVELDGETCQLAAGEMVEIPPGTRHLIANDGTKTASLLVISSPSTYEDRLQPDSDKEG, encoded by the coding sequence ATGACCGGCATTCGTTCCCGGCAGACAGTCACGCCCTATTCATGGGGACAGGATGGCCGGGGGTGGCGTCTCTGCGATGAGGCAAAGCTTCAGGTCATCGAGGAAGAGCTTCCGCCAGGCACGGCCGAAAATCTTCATTACCATGCGAAAGCAAGGCAGGTATATTACATCCTTTCCGGATCGCTCCGGGTGGAACTGGACGGCGAAACCTGCCAGCTTGCCGCCGGTGAGATGGTGGAAATTCCGCCAGGAACAAGGCATCTCATCGCGAATGACGGCACCAAGACTGCGTCACTGCTGGTGATCTCGTCGCCATCAACATATGAGGACCGCCTTCAGCCCGATTCCGACAAGGAGGGCTGA
- a CDS encoding alpha/beta fold hydrolase — MKIASRRIGPDPHIAVDICGEGEWLFLLHGIGGNKRNWALNIEEFGRHFKTVAWDARGYGESDDYQQDLVFGDFAEDLARVMDHFGAGKAHLLGLSMGGRIALSFYEKHPGRVSSLTLCDTYKGFRHFSKDQQEEFIRLRKEPLLAGKEPRDIAPVVAETLIGNPENTSAFAALVDSMSRLHKESYIKSIEASVHSDHTDNLDKIDIPTLVVVGSEDRLTPPSLAREITAQIPSARLEIIAGAGHLSNIEEPEAFNQVVLDFLLNLPD; from the coding sequence GTGAAGATTGCATCCCGCCGCATAGGTCCTGACCCGCATATCGCCGTTGATATATGTGGCGAGGGAGAATGGCTCTTCCTTCTTCATGGCATAGGCGGCAACAAAAGAAACTGGGCATTGAACATCGAGGAGTTCGGCCGTCATTTCAAGACGGTGGCCTGGGATGCGCGGGGATATGGTGAAAGTGATGACTATCAGCAAGATCTGGTTTTTGGTGATTTCGCCGAAGATCTGGCGCGCGTCATGGATCATTTCGGTGCCGGGAAAGCCCATCTGCTCGGCCTTTCCATGGGCGGACGTATTGCCCTGTCGTTTTATGAAAAACATCCCGGCCGGGTTTCTTCCCTCACCCTCTGCGATACCTATAAGGGTTTTCGGCATTTCAGCAAGGATCAGCAGGAAGAATTCATTCGCCTGAGGAAAGAGCCGCTACTTGCAGGCAAGGAGCCACGGGACATAGCGCCGGTGGTAGCCGAAACACTTATCGGAAACCCTGAAAACACCTCGGCTTTCGCGGCGCTTGTCGATTCAATGTCCCGGCTTCATAAGGAAAGTTACATTAAATCCATCGAAGCATCGGTCCATAGCGATCACACCGATAATCTCGATAAGATAGATATCCCGACCCTTGTTGTTGTCGGTTCGGAGGACAGGCTGACGCCGCCGTCGCTGGCCCGTGAGATCACAGCACAAATTCCGTCCGCGCGGCTGGAAATCATCGCAGGCGCAGGTCATTTGTCGAATATCGAGGAGCCGGAGGCATTTAACCAGGTTGTTCTCGATTTTCTCCTGAATCTGCCAGATTGA
- a CDS encoding (2Fe-2S)-binding protein: MFRSKRNDRNSVTVFIDDKPCTALDGEMVAAVLMRENMTATHASPQGQPRGPYCMMGVCYDCMITLADGRNEQACLTPVEEGLKIYRSTSQTYGGSR; this comes from the coding sequence ATGTTTCGCAGCAAACGGAATGATCGGAACTCGGTCACGGTCTTCATTGATGACAAGCCCTGCACGGCGCTGGATGGCGAGATGGTGGCCGCGGTGCTGATGCGTGAAAACATGACCGCCACGCATGCGTCACCGCAAGGACAGCCGCGAGGGCCGTATTGCATGATGGGAGTGTGTTACGACTGCATGATCACGCTTGCGGATGGGCGAAATGAACAGGCCTGCCTTACGCCGGTTGAAGAAGGGTTGAAAATCTATCGCAGCACCAGCCAGACGTATGGGGGGTCAAGATGA
- a CDS encoding thiamine pyrophosphate-binding protein, which yields MDGGQDTAIRGWQDLIMPTLKGFDVRHVVYVPDAGHSTAIRAAEEDKDIISLPLTTEEEGIGYLAGAWLGGDRGALLLQSSGVGNCINTLSLSTCARFPLLMLVTMRGDWAEFNAWQNPMGEATEKALEMMGVRTWRADKEDDVIPLLHGAATMAFNGDAACALILGQRLIGEKKWTG from the coding sequence ATGGATGGTGGTCAGGATACGGCAATCCGGGGCTGGCAGGATCTGATCATGCCGACCCTCAAAGGGTTTGATGTGAGGCATGTTGTCTATGTCCCCGATGCCGGGCACAGCACAGCGATCCGTGCCGCAGAAGAGGATAAGGATATCATCTCCCTTCCCCTGACCACCGAAGAAGAGGGGATAGGCTATCTTGCCGGGGCCTGGCTTGGCGGTGACCGAGGGGCGCTTCTTTTGCAGTCGAGCGGTGTGGGCAATTGCATCAATACGCTCTCACTCAGTACATGCGCGAGATTTCCCCTGCTCATGCTGGTGACCATGCGGGGAGACTGGGCGGAATTCAACGCCTGGCAGAACCCGATGGGAGAGGCAACGGAAAAAGCTCTTGAAATGATGGGGGTGCGGACCTGGCGCGCCGATAAGGAAGATGACGTCATCCCGCTTCTGCATGGGGCGGCAACCATGGCCTTTAATGGTGATGCGGCTTGCGCGCTTATCCTTGGCCAGCGACTGATAGGAGAGAAGAAATGGACAGGCTGA
- a CDS encoding aldehyde dehydrogenase: protein MKTYNHFINGAWVEPSSGEYFDTENPYTGEVWARVARGNAEDADKAVKAAKAAFDQGEWAGMRPTTRGKLLVRLAEIIERESVRLGELEVRDNGKLIAEMGAQTKYLAEWYRYFGGLADKVEGAVLPSDKPGIFNFTRYEPLGVVGMITAWNSPLLLLAWKLAPALAAGNTAVVKPSEFTSASSLEFMELIKEAGIPDGVVNCITGMGLEVGQPMVDHPDVAKVAFTGSDVAGQKIYESAARKIMPVTLELGGKSPNIVFEDADFEAAVMGAISGIFAATGQTCIAGSRLLVQRSIHDDFVTRLVEVAGAARIGDPMSMETHVGPVTTQPQYEKILHYMDVAREDGATCVLGGKPYTGEGAKGNRFVEPTIFTNVKNDMRIAQEEVFGPILSVIPFDDEEEALRIGNDIVFGLAAGVWTSDIGRAIRMSEKLKAGTVWVNTYRAVSFMSPFGGYKRSGQGRESGQEAIKEFLQVKSVWIAQQTTAANPFIMR, encoded by the coding sequence ATGAAAACCTATAATCACTTTATCAACGGCGCCTGGGTTGAGCCCTCATCGGGGGAATATTTCGACACCGAAAACCCCTATACCGGCGAAGTCTGGGCCCGTGTTGCCCGCGGCAATGCAGAAGACGCAGACAAGGCAGTGAAAGCCGCCAAGGCCGCCTTCGATCAGGGCGAATGGGCAGGGATGCGCCCGACCACGCGCGGCAAGCTTCTGGTGCGGCTTGCGGAGATCATTGAGCGCGAATCTGTCCGTCTTGGTGAACTTGAGGTGCGCGACAACGGCAAGCTGATAGCCGAAATGGGGGCACAGACAAAATATCTTGCCGAATGGTACCGTTATTTCGGCGGGCTGGCCGACAAGGTGGAAGGCGCGGTCCTGCCGTCGGACAAGCCCGGTATTTTCAACTTCACCCGGTATGAGCCGCTTGGCGTGGTGGGCATGATCACGGCGTGGAACTCACCGCTTCTGCTTCTTGCATGGAAACTTGCACCGGCGCTGGCGGCGGGCAATACGGCGGTGGTCAAACCGTCGGAATTCACCTCCGCCTCAAGCCTTGAATTTATGGAACTCATTAAGGAAGCAGGCATCCCCGATGGCGTCGTGAACTGCATCACTGGCATGGGGCTGGAAGTCGGCCAGCCGATGGTGGATCACCCTGATGTGGCCAAGGTTGCCTTCACCGGCTCTGATGTCGCTGGGCAGAAGATCTATGAGAGCGCGGCGCGAAAGATTATGCCGGTAACGCTTGAGCTTGGTGGCAAATCCCCCAATATCGTGTTCGAGGACGCGGATTTCGAAGCCGCCGTGATGGGGGCGATCTCCGGCATTTTCGCCGCAACCGGCCAGACCTGTATTGCGGGCTCCCGGCTTCTGGTTCAGCGGTCCATCCATGATGATTTCGTCACACGTCTCGTGGAAGTGGCGGGCGCGGCCAGGATCGGTGATCCCATGTCGATGGAAACCCATGTCGGGCCCGTTACCACCCAGCCGCAATATGAGAAGATCCTGCATTACATGGATGTGGCGCGGGAAGATGGCGCGACCTGCGTTCTTGGGGGCAAGCCCTATACCGGTGAAGGCGCGAAAGGCAACCGTTTTGTCGAGCCGACGATTTTCACCAATGTGAAGAACGATATGCGCATCGCCCAGGAAGAGGTTTTCGGCCCGATCCTTTCGGTCATTCCGTTCGACGATGAAGAAGAAGCACTCCGCATCGGCAATGATATCGTCTTCGGTCTTGCTGCCGGGGTCTGGACTTCAGATATCGGCCGGGCGATCCGCATGTCGGAGAAACTCAAGGCAGGCACGGTCTGGGTGAATACCTACCGGGCGGTGAGTTTCATGTCACCCTTCGGCGGCTACAAGCGTTCAGGGCAGGGGCGCGAAAGCGGGCAGGAGGCCATCAAGGAATTCCTGCAGGTCAAATCCGTCTGGATCGCCCAGCAAACCACCGCCGCCAATCCTTTCATCATGCGTTAG
- a CDS encoding arylmalonate decarboxylase → MPETPSQGSEISQMPEMFDIGTHHRAKIGFVLLATEQTIEDDMFRLCPDGVGLHFTRAANPDSITIKTFNEQLPDLSRAASTLLPDGSLDVICYACTSGSIVMGEARIFDALSKGAPYARPTSLITSVMAALRAVGAERIAVATPYLDEINKTEAEYLTANGFDVLAIEGLNLEKDSDMVRVRPEFLYEFAASVDQPDADALFISCGALRSLEIVDRLEQKLGKHVICSNQAMAWHCLRQSGISDVIPGFGRLLREH, encoded by the coding sequence ATGCCTGAAACACCATCTCAAGGATCAGAGATCAGCCAGATGCCGGAAATGTTTGATATCGGCACCCATCACCGCGCCAAGATCGGGTTTGTCCTTTTGGCAACCGAACAGACGATTGAAGATGATATGTTCAGGTTATGTCCTGATGGGGTTGGGCTTCATTTTACCCGTGCCGCCAATCCGGACAGCATCACAATCAAGACGTTCAATGAACAATTGCCTGATCTGTCCCGTGCCGCCTCGACGTTGCTTCCCGATGGCAGCCTGGATGTTATCTGCTACGCCTGCACCTCCGGCAGTATCGTCATGGGGGAGGCGAGGATTTTCGACGCGCTCAGCAAGGGGGCGCCATATGCCCGGCCCACTTCCCTGATTACATCGGTCATGGCAGCTTTACGAGCGGTTGGCGCAGAGCGTATCGCCGTTGCAACCCCGTATCTTGATGAAATCAATAAGACGGAGGCCGAATATCTCACCGCCAACGGGTTCGATGTACTGGCGATTGAGGGGCTCAATCTCGAAAAAGACAGCGACATGGTGCGGGTGAGGCCCGAATTTCTCTATGAGTTTGCCGCATCCGTCGACCAACCCGATGCCGACGCGCTGTTTATTTCCTGTGGCGCGTTACGATCGCTTGAAATAGTTGATCGCCTCGAACAAAAATTGGGCAAACACGTGATCTGCTCAAATCAGGCGATGGCCTGGCATTGCCTGCGTCAAAGCGGCATCAGCGATGTTATCCCCGGATTCGGAAGGCTCTTGCGTGAGCATTGA
- a CDS encoding NAD(P)/FAD-dependent oxidoreductase → MKGGRKTGSNVVVIGAGIVGVSCALQLAERNLSVTLVDRNPPCQETSYGNAGVISPWSCVPQSTPDVWRRIPRWLLDPEGPVFVRPRYLARFLPWAWRFLIAGRPDRIDLLGDAMQALSRNAPFNYRALLEGTNAVNLVRDSLYIFAYRNKEQADLGLLPWRMRQARDVPLSRIGRDELKSLEPDISDQYDAAIVIHDQARALDPAGIGHALAGKAKRLGISFRQAEVSAISRHDSSWSVHAGDGEIKAGHIVLAAGVWSARLLKPLGISLPLEAERGYHLLVRNAGVTINNSIMDTERMCVASQMEAGVRVAGTAEFAGIEAAPDYRRAEVFTESLKSLFPAINLDEQEPWMGRRPSFPDSLPCIGPVPGQPGLFAAFGHSHYGLSQAPKTGQIIADCLTGRKPDTDLAPYRIDRFR, encoded by the coding sequence ATGAAAGGGGGCAGGAAAACCGGAAGCAATGTTGTTGTCATCGGGGCAGGGATTGTCGGTGTTTCCTGCGCGCTTCAACTGGCTGAGCGGAATCTTTCCGTCACCCTTGTCGACCGTAATCCCCCTTGTCAGGAAACAAGTTATGGAAATGCCGGGGTGATCTCGCCCTGGAGTTGCGTGCCGCAATCCACGCCTGATGTATGGCGCAGGATTCCGCGCTGGTTGCTTGATCCTGAAGGTCCGGTATTTGTCCGTCCCCGGTATCTGGCACGTTTCCTGCCCTGGGCATGGAGATTTTTGATCGCCGGAAGGCCTGACCGGATTGATCTTCTGGGTGACGCCATGCAGGCGCTGAGCAGAAATGCCCCATTTAACTATCGTGCCTTGCTGGAAGGAACAAATGCCGTAAATCTTGTTCGTGATTCACTCTATATTTTCGCCTACCGGAATAAGGAACAGGCGGATCTGGGTCTTCTGCCCTGGCGGATGCGTCAGGCCAGAGATGTTCCGCTCAGCCGGATCGGACGTGATGAACTCAAAAGCCTCGAACCTGATATTTCCGATCAATACGACGCTGCAATCGTCATTCATGATCAGGCGCGTGCTCTTGATCCTGCCGGGATAGGTCATGCTCTGGCCGGCAAGGCAAAACGTCTGGGGATTTCCTTCCGGCAGGCCGAAGTAAGCGCGATATCGCGTCATGACAGCAGCTGGTCCGTTCATGCAGGCGATGGTGAGATCAAAGCCGGGCATATCGTGCTGGCTGCCGGGGTATGGTCGGCCCGATTGCTGAAACCTCTTGGCATTTCCTTGCCGCTTGAGGCGGAACGCGGCTATCATCTCCTTGTCCGAAACGCTGGCGTGACCATAAATAATTCGATCATGGACACGGAAAGAATGTGTGTTGCAAGCCAGATGGAGGCAGGGGTGCGTGTTGCCGGCACGGCTGAATTTGCCGGTATCGAAGCCGCGCCGGACTATCGCCGCGCCGAGGTTTTCACGGAATCGCTGAAAAGCCTGTTTCCAGCCATCAATCTTGATGAACAGGAACCGTGGATGGGGCGACGCCCTTCTTTTCCGGATAGTCTTCCATGTATTGGCCCTGTGCCGGGCCAGCCAGGATTGTTTGCGGCTTTTGGTCATAGCCATTACGGATTGAGCCAGGCCCCGAAAACAGGCCAGATCATCGCCGACTGCCTGACAGGCCGGAAACCGGATACGGATCTGGCCCCTTACCGGATCGACCGCTTCAGATGA
- a CDS encoding NAD(P)/FAD-dependent oxidoreductase produces MGRQSSERVVIVGGGIQGCAAAYFLARAGWSVTVLEKDNIGRHASGANAGGVRRLGRDLREVPLSLAAMDIWKDLPAYIGEEAAAAFHPSFYMKVAIDDKGHGLGLDRIRMLENAGYQHEIWLSKRELKKRLPQLEGPLLGGVLVEGDGWAVPWRIVRGFAKAALDHGAEILEGCQVVQFSRHSSGVWKIETATGSLESDWVVNCAGAWAARLARKAGDLDFPLSAHAPMLAITERRAPVLPAVLGVLGHTLSLKQLDTGQFLIGGGVRATADLETDKAGLKIPEMATSIRLACQLLPGISVAGILRCWSGIEGYMPDDLPVIGMGGLPGLVHGFGFSAHGFQLGPGVGEVLADLVIARQTKVSLKPFCPSRFG; encoded by the coding sequence ATGGGCAGGCAATCTAGCGAACGTGTCGTCATTGTCGGCGGCGGGATTCAGGGTTGCGCCGCGGCATATTTCCTTGCCAGAGCAGGCTGGTCGGTCACCGTGCTGGAGAAGGATAATATCGGGCGTCACGCTTCCGGGGCGAATGCCGGTGGAGTCCGTCGACTGGGCCGGGACCTTCGGGAAGTTCCGCTCAGTCTTGCAGCAATGGATATCTGGAAGGATTTGCCGGCATATATTGGCGAGGAAGCTGCTGCGGCGTTTCATCCTTCGTTTTACATGAAGGTTGCGATCGATGATAAAGGCCACGGATTAGGGCTCGACCGTATCCGCATGCTTGAGAATGCCGGGTATCAGCATGAGATCTGGTTGAGCAAGCGTGAGTTGAAGAAAAGGCTGCCCCAACTGGAAGGTCCGCTTCTCGGCGGGGTGCTGGTTGAAGGTGATGGCTGGGCAGTACCCTGGCGGATCGTGCGCGGCTTTGCCAAAGCGGCTCTTGATCATGGCGCGGAAATTCTTGAAGGATGCCAGGTGGTGCAGTTTTCCCGTCATTCTTCCGGTGTCTGGAAGATTGAGACCGCAACGGGGAGCCTTGAATCCGATTGGGTGGTGAACTGCGCCGGGGCCTGGGCAGCTCGGCTTGCGCGTAAGGCAGGTGATCTCGATTTTCCTCTTTCCGCCCATGCCCCGATGCTGGCGATAACTGAAAGGAGAGCTCCGGTACTGCCCGCGGTTCTTGGAGTGCTCGGCCATACGCTTTCGCTCAAACAGCTTGATACCGGCCAGTTTCTGATTGGCGGAGGAGTGCGCGCCACCGCTGATCTTGAAACCGATAAAGCCGGATTGAAGATCCCTGAGATGGCGACTTCCATCCGTCTTGCCTGCCAGCTTCTTCCCGGGATATCGGTGGCAGGTATACTTCGGTGCTGGTCCGGGATCGAAGGATATATGCCGGATGATCTGCCGGTCATCGGGATGGGGGGTCTGCCCGGGCTCGTGCATGGTTTCGGGTTTTCTGCCCACGGGTTTCAGCTTGGGCCAGGGGTGGGAGAAGTCCTGGCCGATCTGGTGATAGCGCGGCAGACAAAGGTGTCGCTCAAGCCATTTTGCCCATCCCGTTTTGGCTAA
- a CDS encoding FAD-dependent oxidoreductase produces MSNARDYDLIIIGSGPAGMAAALLADRSGLSVLMLDDQPGAGGQVYRQIGPNSRNAKTFGFLGEEYFRGGDLAGKLEASGVDCIHQAHVWQITEDNEVFYSRKGAAASIRADFILMASGAQERPMPIPGWTLPGVMTVGAAQTLLKMSATGADGAVFIGTGPLFYLTIWQYLRAGFGVKAVLDTATAIPPAGAFRWILPALLQAGILAKGWAWRAEVRKRTSYQNGVRGVSLSGDGKLEKISFIDRLGKEREIKAGHAFLHQGVIPNVNLGMAAGLDYRWDEGQLCWRPVLDQHGQSSRKTVFVAGDGGGIAGASVAVTSGQLAAARIIRLGGKTPRGLPAFLRLRHWLNKAPRPFLDAMFRPPTDWIVPEDEKVIVCRCEGLTRGEIDQAAKMGVAGPNQLKSYCRAGMGRCQARMCGITVQHILAEHSGRPVRDLDYFRLRPPIRPVTVGELAMLAENDGQAI; encoded by the coding sequence ATGAGCAATGCCCGGGACTATGATCTCATCATCATCGGCAGCGGACCGGCGGGCATGGCGGCGGCTCTATTGGCGGATAGATCGGGACTGTCGGTGCTCATGCTTGATGACCAACCCGGCGCAGGTGGCCAGGTCTACCGCCAGATCGGACCAAACAGCCGGAATGCGAAAACATTCGGCTTTCTCGGTGAGGAGTATTTCAGGGGAGGTGATCTTGCCGGGAAACTTGAAGCCAGTGGTGTTGACTGCATCCATCAGGCCCATGTCTGGCAGATCACGGAAGACAATGAGGTATTTTACAGCAGGAAAGGGGCGGCAGCCAGTATTCGGGCAGATTTCATCCTCATGGCCAGCGGTGCTCAGGAACGGCCGATGCCCATTCCCGGCTGGACTCTTCCCGGGGTTATGACCGTGGGTGCGGCACAGACCTTGCTGAAAATGTCGGCAACAGGTGCGGATGGAGCGGTCTTCATTGGCACGGGCCCTCTTTTCTATCTGACGATCTGGCAATACCTGCGCGCCGGTTTTGGGGTCAAGGCTGTATTGGATACCGCCACGGCCATACCGCCAGCCGGGGCGTTCCGGTGGATTTTGCCTGCTCTTTTGCAAGCCGGGATACTGGCCAAGGGCTGGGCATGGCGTGCTGAGGTCAGAAAGCGGACATCGTATCAGAACGGGGTGCGCGGCGTCAGTTTGAGCGGCGATGGAAAGCTTGAAAAGATCAGTTTTATTGATCGGCTTGGAAAAGAACGGGAAATCAAGGCCGGGCATGCATTCCTGCATCAGGGAGTTATCCCCAATGTCAATCTTGGCATGGCTGCGGGGCTCGATTATCGTTGGGATGAAGGTCAGCTTTGCTGGCGTCCTGTTCTTGATCAGCATGGGCAGAGCAGCCGGAAGACCGTATTTGTCGCCGGCGACGGTGGCGGCATTGCCGGCGCATCGGTGGCCGTAACATCAGGTCAGCTGGCAGCTGCCCGGATCATCAGGCTTGGCGGGAAAACGCCTCGCGGCCTGCCAGCATTTCTGCGTCTGCGCCACTGGCTGAACAAGGCACCAAGGCCCTTTCTCGATGCCATGTTTCGCCCCCCGACAGACTGGATCGTGCCGGAAGATGAAAAGGTTATCGTCTGTCGTTGCGAAGGGCTGACGAGGGGGGAGATTGATCAGGCCGCGAAGATGGGGGTGGCCGGGCCCAATCAGTTGAAAAGCTATTGCCGGGCAGGGATGGGCCGATGCCAGGCACGCATGTGCGGGATCACGGTTCAGCATATTCTTGCCGAACATTCAGGGCGGCCTGTCCGGGATCTTGACTATTTCCGTCTCCGTCCCCCCATCCGGCCTGTCACGGTCGGGGAGTTGGCAATGCTGGCAGAGAACGATGGGCAGGCAATCTAG